The DNA sequence CGTGCAGGGCGGCGGCAGCTATTCGAACACGACCGGGCTGTTTGCCGGCCAGGCCGCGACCGCGTCCTGGTCCGTGACCCTGGCTGCGACGCTGAACCTCTATGACGGCGGCATCACCCGGGAGCGTATCCGTGAGGCGCGGTTGCGGCTGGAACAACTGCGCGCCATGGAGGCGCAGCAGAAACTGAGTGTGGAGCTGGAGGTCCGCCAGGCGTACCTGAATCTCCTCTCGGCCGCGGAGGAACTGAGCGGCGCGGACGCCCTGATCGCCCAGGCCCAGGAGGCCCTCCGTATCGCCACCGTGCGGTTCCAGTCCGGGGTCGGCACGACCCTGGAAGTCCTGAACGCCCAGACCTCCGCCTCCGAGGCCGAGGCGGCGAAGGCTCAGGCTCTGTTCAACTACAACCTGGCCCGCGCCACCCTGGAGCGCGCCGTCGGCGCCGAGGTGCCCTGAGGCCATGCCCCGTCGCCTCCGGATCATCGTCCCGCTGGCGGTCGTCGCCGCGCTGCTGGCCTGGGTCGTCGTGCGGTCCATCCGCCCGTCGCGCCAGCCCGACGAGATGGTGGCGGCGTCAGGGACGATCGAGGCCCTGCAGGTCAGCGCGGCGAGCAAGGTCCCGGGGCGCATCGAGCGGATCCACGTCGCGGAAGGCGACACGGTGCGGACGGGCCTGCCGCTGGTGACGATCGACGGACGGGAGTTGCGGGCCCAGATCGACCAGGCCCGGGCCGCGATCGACGCCGCGCGGGCGCGTGTCGCCCAGGCCGAGGCGGCGCTGGTCCTGCAGCAGCGGCAGGTGGCGGCGCAGATCGCGCAGGCCGAAGCGGCGCTGGAAGGCGCGCAGTCGCGCATGCGTCAGGCCGCCGAAGCGCGCGCCCTCACCTCCTCCCAGGCCGCGTTGCAGGTCCGGCAGGCGGAGGCGGCGCAGGCCGCGGCCACCCAGCATGTGCGGGCCGCCCGCGCCGCCCGGGACCGGGCCACCCAGGACCTCCGCCGGATGGAAGCGTTGTTCAGGGACGGGGCGGTGAGCGCGCAGCAGCTCGACGCCGCCCGCTCCGCGGCCAGCGCGGCCCAGGCCCAGTACGATGCGGCGGTGGAGATGGCCGCCCAGGCCGAGGCGGCGCTGCGTCTGGCCCGGGACAACCTCCGTCAGGTGCGGCTGCGGGAGGAGGAGGTGGCCGCGGCGCGGGCCCAGGCCGAGCAGGCCCAGGCCAGCCTGCGGCTCGCCCGGGCCGGAGAAGAGCTGATCGCCCAGCGCCGGGCGGATCTGGCCGCGGCCCGGGCCCAGCTGCGTCAGGCCGAGGCCAGTCTGCGCTACCTCCTGGTGCAGCAGCAGAACCTGATCGTCACCTCGCCGCTGGACGGTGTCGTCGTGGCGAAGTTGGCCAGCGAGGGGGAAATCGTCGGCGCGGGCGCCCCCATCCTCACGCTGGCCGATCTCCGGAAGGTGTGGGTGCGCCTGTACATTCCGCTGCCGCGGCTCGGTGCGATCGCCCTCGGTCAGCGCGCCGAGGTCACCACCGACGCGCTGCCCGGCCGGACCTTCCCGGGGACCGTGACCGAGATCGCGCAGCAGGCCGAGTTCACCCCCAGCAACGTCCAGACGCGCGAGGAGCGCATCAAACTGGTCTTTGCGGTGAAAGTGACATTGGCCAATCCCGATGGTCTGCTCAAGCCCGGGATGCCTGCCGACGCCGTCATCATCCTGCGCTGACCCGGCCATCGTGATCGTCGTCGAGCACCTCACCAAACGCTTCGGCGCCGTCGCTGCCGTGGACGATGTGTCCTTCCAGGTCCGCCGGGGGGAGATCTTCGGGCTGCTGGGCCCCGACGGGGCGGGGAAGACCACCTTGTTCCGGATGCTGGCCGCGGTGGTGGAACCCACCGCCGGCACCGCAGGGATTGCCGGGGCGGACATCCGCCTCGACCCTGAGGGCGTCAAAGCCCGCGTGGGCTATATGCCGCAGACCTTCGCCCTCTACGGGGATCTGACCGTGCTGGAGAACCTGCGCTTCGTGGCCGAGGTCTTCGGCGTGCCCCGGAAGGAGATCGGCCCACGGCTGGAACGACTGTTGCAGTTCAGCCGGCTGGAGCCCTTCACGGGCCGCCGGGCCGAACACCTCAGCGGCGGGATGAAGCAGAAGTTGAGCCTGGCCGCCACGCTTCTGCACGAGCCGGAGGTGCTGCTGCTCGATGAGCCGACGACCGGAGTCGATCCGGTGAGCCGGCGCGAATTCTGGCAGATCCTGCTGGAGTTGAACCGTCGGGGCAAGACGGTCGTCGCCGCCACGCCCTACATGGACGAAGCCGAGCGCTGCCATCGCGTGGCCCTGATGCACCGGGGACGGATCCTGTCGGTGGATCCTCCGCAGACGATGCGGGCGCGGTTCCCCGGGGCGGTGATCGAGGTCGTCGCCTCCCCGCGGCGGGAGGCGCTGGCCGCGCTGCGCCGGATGGCGGGCGTCCGGCAGGCCACCGTCTTCGGCGAGGCGGTGCACGTCGTCGTCCCCGCCGACACCGCCGCAGGCGCGATCGCCTCCGCCCTGGAGGCCGCTGGCCTGCGGGTGCAGCGCCTCCGGCGCATCGAACCCTCCCTCGAGGACGTCTTCGTCTCGCTGCTGGGGCGGTCGGCATGAGTCCCCTGGGAGAGGCCGTCAGGGCGGAAGGACTGACGAAGCGCTTCGGCGACTTCGTCGCGGTGGACGGCATCGACCTCTCCATCCAGCGGGGCGAGATCTTCGGCTTTCTCGGCCCCAACGGCGCGGGGAAGACGACGACCATCCGGATGTTGTGTGGGCTCATGGCCCCGACCTCCGGCCGGGTCGAAGTGCTTGGCCTGGACCCGGCCCGCGAAGGGGAGATCCTCCGCGCGCGACTGGGGTACATGAGCCAGCGCAGCAGCCTCTACAACGACCTCACCGTGGAGGAGCTGCTGGACTTCTACGGGCGGGTCTACGGCCTGCCGGACGACGAACGGCGGCGGAAGGTGGCGGGCTGGATCCAGCGGGCCGCCCTCACCGGGCAGGAGCGCCGGCTGGTCGGGACGCTGTCCGGAGGCTGGCGCCAGCGACTGGCCCTGGGCTGCGCCATCCTCCACCGCCCGGAGCTGCTGCTCCTCGATGAACCGACCTCCGGCACCGACCCGGTGCAGCGCCGCGAGTTCTGGGAACTCATCTACCGCTTCGCCGAGGAGGGCACCACGGTGCTGGTCACCACGCACTACATGGACGAGGCGGAGCACTGCGGGCGGCTGGCCTTCATCCACGCCGGACGGATCGTCGCCCGGGGAACACCGGAGGCGATCAAGCGGGCGGCGGGGCTGCCGACCCTTGAGGACGTGTTCGTGGCCCTGATCGGCGGCAGAGAGGACGCCAATGCGTAGGCGGCTGGGGGCGATCATCCTCAAAGAGTTTGTCCAGCTGATGCGCGATCCGCGCACGCTGGCCATGGCCCTGCTCATGCCCGTCATCCAGCTGCTGCTCTTCGGCTACGCCATCACCACCCAGGTGGAGCACCTGCCGACCATCGTCGTCGACCGGTCGCAGAGCCAGGAGAGCCGGCTTCTGCTGGAGCGGTTCGTGAACTCGCGGTACTTCGACATCCGGGCCCGAGCCCGGGACGAGGACGAGATCGCACGGGCCATCGACCGCGGGGCGATGCGCGTGGGGATCGTCATTCCCCCCGACTTCGCCAGCGCGCTGCAGGCCGGGCGGCCGGCGCAGGTGCAGGTGATTGTGGACGCCTCCGACCCCCTGGTGGCCAACAGCGCCCTCTCCACGGCCCGGGCCATCGGACAGACCGCCTCCCTGGAGATCGCCGCCCGCCAGCTCCGCCGCGCGGGCGCTCCGGGACGCGGCCTGCCGGTGGAGATGCGCATCCGGGCCTGGTACAATCCCGACCTGCGCAGCGTCAACTTTATGGTGCCGGGGTTGCTCGCGGTCATCCTGAGCATGCTGACGCTGATGCTCACGGCCATCGCCATCGTGCGCGAACGGGAACTGGGGACCCTGGAGCAGCTGGTGGCCACGCCGATCCGCAAGATCGAACTGATGCTGGGCAAGATCCTGCCCTATGCGGTGCTGGGCTATGTGGACATGACGCTGGCCCTGCTCATCGGTGCCTACTGGTTCCGGGTGCCGATCCGCGGCAGCCTGGCGCTGCTCTACGGGCTGACCCTGGTCTTCTATCTGGCCACGCTGGGGCAGGGGATCCTCGTCTCCACGGTCTCCCGCACGCAGCGGCAGGCGATGCAGGCGGCGTTTTTCATCTTCCTGCCCACGATCCTGCTCTCTGGGTTCATGTTTCCGCGCGAGGGGATGCCCGCGGTGATCCAATGGATCGGGTACGCCATCCCGTTGACCTATTTCCTGACCATCGTCCGGGGCATCATCCTCAAGGGCGTGGGGCTGGCCGAGCTGGCCGTGCAGATCATCCCCCTGGCCGCCCTCGGGCTGGCCTTCTTCGGCCTCAGCGTGGCCCGCTTCCAGAAGCGGCTAGAATAAGACCATGCCCGCGCTTCGCGCCGTCTGCTTCGACCTGGACGGGACCCTGCTCGATTCCCTCGCCTCGCACCACACGGTCTACCGCAAGGTCTTCGCCGACCTGGGGCTGCCCTTGCCCGACCAGGAGTACGCCCGTCACTATTCCCCGAACTGGTACATCTTCTACGAGCGGATGGGCGTGCCGCGCGACCGATGGGCGGAGGCCGACCGCCTGTGGCTGCGGCACTATGCGGAGGAGGCGCCGCGTCCCCGCGACGGCGCCGACGAGATCCTCGCCGCCGTGCGCGCCTCGGGATGCCGGCTCGGTCTGGTGACCTCCGGCGACCGCTCCCGCGTGGAACGCGACATCGGGCGTGCGGGGTGGGGGACGGCCTTCGATGTCGTCGTCTGCGGCGGCGACGTCGCGGAGCGGAAACCCCTGCCGGCTCCGCTGCGCCAGGCGCTGGCCGTGCTGGGTGTGGCGCCCGCGGTCTCCCTGTATGTCGGCGACACCGTGGAGGACGTCATGATGGGGAAGGCCGCCGGCACGCTCACCGCCGCGGTCCTGGGCGGATTCGCCGACCGGGAGGTCCTCCAGGCGG is a window from the Armatimonadota bacterium genome containing:
- a CDS encoding efflux RND transporter periplasmic adaptor subunit — encoded protein: MPRRLRIIVPLAVVAALLAWVVVRSIRPSRQPDEMVAASGTIEALQVSAASKVPGRIERIHVAEGDTVRTGLPLVTIDGRELRAQIDQARAAIDAARARVAQAEAALVLQQRQVAAQIAQAEAALEGAQSRMRQAAEARALTSSQAALQVRQAEAAQAAATQHVRAARAARDRATQDLRRMEALFRDGAVSAQQLDAARSAASAAQAQYDAAVEMAAQAEAALRLARDNLRQVRLREEEVAAARAQAEQAQASLRLARAGEELIAQRRADLAAARAQLRQAEASLRYLLVQQQNLIVTSPLDGVVVAKLASEGEIVGAGAPILTLADLRKVWVRLYIPLPRLGAIALGQRAEVTTDALPGRTFPGTVTEIAQQAEFTPSNVQTREERIKLVFAVKVTLANPDGLLKPGMPADAVIILR
- a CDS encoding ABC transporter ATP-binding protein, which gives rise to MIVVEHLTKRFGAVAAVDDVSFQVRRGEIFGLLGPDGAGKTTLFRMLAAVVEPTAGTAGIAGADIRLDPEGVKARVGYMPQTFALYGDLTVLENLRFVAEVFGVPRKEIGPRLERLLQFSRLEPFTGRRAEHLSGGMKQKLSLAATLLHEPEVLLLDEPTTGVDPVSRREFWQILLELNRRGKTVVAATPYMDEAERCHRVALMHRGRILSVDPPQTMRARFPGAVIEVVASPRREALAALRRMAGVRQATVFGEAVHVVVPADTAAGAIASALEAAGLRVQRLRRIEPSLEDVFVSLLGRSA
- a CDS encoding ABC transporter permease, with translation MRRRLGAIILKEFVQLMRDPRTLAMALLMPVIQLLLFGYAITTQVEHLPTIVVDRSQSQESRLLLERFVNSRYFDIRARARDEDEIARAIDRGAMRVGIVIPPDFASALQAGRPAQVQVIVDASDPLVANSALSTARAIGQTASLEIAARQLRRAGAPGRGLPVEMRIRAWYNPDLRSVNFMVPGLLAVILSMLTLMLTAIAIVRERELGTLEQLVATPIRKIELMLGKILPYAVLGYVDMTLALLIGAYWFRVPIRGSLALLYGLTLVFYLATLGQGILVSTVSRTQRQAMQAAFFIFLPTILLSGFMFPREGMPAVIQWIGYAIPLTYFLTIVRGIILKGVGLAELAVQIIPLAALGLAFFGLSVARFQKRLE
- a CDS encoding ABC transporter ATP-binding protein, translating into MSPLGEAVRAEGLTKRFGDFVAVDGIDLSIQRGEIFGFLGPNGAGKTTTIRMLCGLMAPTSGRVEVLGLDPAREGEILRARLGYMSQRSSLYNDLTVEELLDFYGRVYGLPDDERRRKVAGWIQRAALTGQERRLVGTLSGGWRQRLALGCAILHRPELLLLDEPTSGTDPVQRREFWELIYRFAEEGTTVLVTTHYMDEAEHCGRLAFIHAGRIVARGTPEAIKRAAGLPTLEDVFVALIGGREDANA
- a CDS encoding HAD family hydrolase; this encodes MPALRAVCFDLDGTLLDSLASHHTVYRKVFADLGLPLPDQEYARHYSPNWYIFYERMGVPRDRWAEADRLWLRHYAEEAPRPRDGADEILAAVRASGCRLGLVTSGDRSRVERDIGRAGWGTAFDVVVCGGDVAERKPLPAPLRQALAVLGVAPAVSLYVGDTVEDVMMGKAAGTLTAAVLGGFADREVLQAAAPDYLLESLQELAVLVR